The following proteins come from a genomic window of Aspergillus luchuensis IFO 4308 DNA, chromosome 3, nearly complete sequence:
- the pgkA gene encoding phosphoglycerate kinase pgkA (BUSCO:EOG09262F22;~COG:G;~EggNog:ENOG410PGBU;~InterPro:IPR001576,IPR036043,IPR015824,IPR015911;~PFAM:PF00162;~antiSMASH:Cluster_3.5;~go_function: GO:0004618 - phosphoglycerate kinase activity [Evidence IEA];~go_process: GO:0006096 - glycolytic process [Evidence IEA]), with protein MSLTNKLAITDVDLKDKRVLIRVDFNVPLNDKKEITNNQRIVGALPTIKYAIDNGAKAVVLMSHLGRPDGKKNDKYSLKPVVAELEKLLGRSVVFTEDCVGPEAEEAVNKATGGQIVLLENLRFHAEEEGSSKDAEGKKVKADKEKVAEFRKGLTALGDVYINDAFGTAHRAHSSMVGVDLPQKASGFLVKKELEYFAKALESPQRPFLAILGGAKVSDKIQLIDNLLPKVNSLIITGAMAFTFKKTLEGVKIGNSLFDEAGSKIVGEVVEKAKKHDVKIVLPVDYVTADKFAADAKTGTATDAEGIPDGYMGLDVGEKSVELYKQTIAEAKTILWNGPPGVFEMEPFANGTKKTLDAVVSAAQSGSIVIIGGGDTATVAAKYGVEDKLSHVSTGGGASLELLEGKELPGVAALSSK; from the exons ATGTCTCTCACCAACAAGCTCGCTATCACCGATGTCGACCTCAAGGACAAGCGTGTCCTGATCCGg GTCGACTTCAACGTCCCCCTCAAtgacaagaaggagatcaCCAACAACCAGCGTATCGTCGGTGCTCTGCCCACCATCAAGTACGCCATCGACAATGGTGCCAAGGCTGTTGTCCTCATGTCCCACCTGGGCCGCCCCGACGGCAAGAAGAACGACAAGTACAGCCTGAAGCCCGTTGTTGCCGagctcgagaagctgctTGGCCGCAGCGTTGTCTTCACTGAGGACTGCGTTGGCccggaggctgaggaggcCGTCAACAAGGCCACTGGTGGCCAGATTGTTCTCCTTGAGAACCTGCGTTTCCacgccgaggaggagggcagCTCCAAGGATGCCGAGggcaagaaggtcaaggccgacaaggagaaggtcgcTGAGTTCCGCAAGGGCCTCACTGCTCTTGGTGACGTCTACATCA ACGACGCTTTCGGCACTGCCCACCGTGCTCACTCTTCCATGGTCGGTGTTGACCTTCCTCAGAAGGCTTCTGGTTTCCTCGTCAAGAAGGAGCTCGAGTACTTTGCCAAGGCTCTCGAGAGCCCCCAGCGTCCCTTCCTTGCCATCCTGGGTGGTGCCAAGGTCTCCGACAAGATCCAGCTGATTGACAACCTGCTCCCCAAGGTCAACAGCCTGATCATCACCGGTGCCATGGCCTTCACTttcaagaagaccctggAGGGTGTCAAGATCGGAAACAGTCTCTTCGACGAGGCTGGCAGCAAGATCGTCGGCGAGGTCgtcgagaaggccaagaagcacGACGTCAAGATCGTTCTCCCCGTTGACTACGTCACTGCCGACAAGTTCGCTGCTGATGCCAAGACTGGCACTGCCACCGATGCTGAGGGTATTCCCGACGGCTACATGGGTCTGGACGTTGGCGAGAAGAGTGTTGAGCTCTACAAGCAGACCATTGCCGAGGCCAAGACCATCCTCTGGAACGGTCCCCCCGGTGTCTTCGAGATGGAGCCCTTCGCCAACGGCACCAAGAAGACCCTCGATGCCGTCGTCTCCGCTGCTCAGTCCGGCTCtatcgtcatcatcggagGTGGTGACACTGCCACCGTCGCCGCCAAGTATGGCGTCGAGGACAAGCTCAGCCACGTCTCcaccggtggtggtgcctcTCTGGAGCTCCTTGAGGGCAAGGAGCTGCCCGGTGTTGCTGCCCTGTCGAGTAAGTAA
- a CDS encoding Mpv17/PMP22 family protein (COG:S;~EggNog:ENOG410PJFR;~InterPro:IPR007248;~PFAM:PF04117;~TransMembrane:6 (i21-41o53-74i128-150o170-190i202-221o227-247i);~antiSMASH:Cluster_3.5;~go_component: GO:0016021 - integral component of membrane [Evidence IEA]), with protein sequence MFSTGRRRILDGLNRRYIYGRLPLLHAIIFLIEMAAAMRLAAKFNSYYAEKPVLTTMVTNAILGGIADTVAQLITAFKARGGRRPSDGNDLISIEIHDLDKEKPPALGELGHARHLAPAFDFERLTRFMSYGFFMAPVQFHWFGFLSRTFPLTKRNPSIPALKRVCVDQLMFAPFGLACFFSFMTVAEGGGRRALTRKFQDVYLPTLKANFVLWPAVQILNFRVVPIQFQIPFVSSVGIAWTAYLSLTNSSEDE encoded by the exons ATGTTCTCCACTGGTCGTCGAAGAATACTCGATGGACTCAATCGGAGGTACATCTACGGCCGTCTG CCATTGCTTCACGCCATAATCTTTCTCATCGAAATGGCGGCTGCAATGCGACTTGCCGCTAAGTTCAACTCTTACTATGCGGAGAAACCAG TTTTAACCACCATGGTTACCAATGCA ATCCTTGGTGGGATCGCAGACACGGTCGCACAGTTGATCACGGCTTTCAAAGCGCGTGGAGGACGCCGGCCTTCTGATGGTAACGATCTCATTTCGATCGAGATCCACGACCTTGATAAAGAGAAGCCGCCTGCTCTTGGGGAGCTGGGACATGCTAGACATTTGGCGCCGGCCTTCGACTTTGAGCGTCTGACTCGCTTCATGTCATACGGTTTCTTCATGGCCCCAGTTCAGTTTCATTGGTTCGGTTTCTTGTCCAGGACGTTCCCCCTTACCAAGAGAAACCCGTCGATTCCCGCTCTCAAACGAGTGTGCGTGGATCAGCTGATGTTCGCTCCTTTCG GTCTGGCgtgcttcttttccttcatgACGGTcgccgagggaggaggtaggAGAGCATTGACTCGCAAGTTCCAGGACGTTTATCTGCCAACCCTCAAGGCCAACTTTGTCCTGTGGCCTGCTGTTCAGATCCTGAACTTCCGTGTCGTACCTATCCAGTTCCAGATT CCCTTTGTGTCCTCCGTCGGTATCGCCTGGACTGCGTATCTGTCGTTGACCAACTCTTCGGAGGACGAGTAA
- a CDS encoding TRAPP trafficking subunit Trs65 domain-containing protein (COG:S;~EggNog:ENOG410PH9J;~InterPro:IPR024662;~PFAM:PF12735;~antiSMASH:Cluster_3.5;~go_component: GO:1990071 - TRAPPII protein complex [Evidence IEA];~go_process: GO:0006891 - intra-Golgi vesicle-mediated transport [Evidence IEA]) produces the protein MPSLDIPGEFLRHAVLDTVVPHASDADLEAALTSALENGADDLTSVLSLIPQRSLLFFDEFCTVRVVLRLSNCSPPSLKQYLPHLEVRLDAFAIDPAETVAENPTPTRDLIFSGVVDAQEPLVVVNEFERDTGGGNHVYVIWSVKAFLKRPRIRIQHPSLLFIASASLNPAESRQQESRGDDYLPPLIPASTNILQPLSSDKSLDQKDPFLPASRLLRVVPAKYSEDPIYNVQQHSGHPIRIVPAASARIRYSRLNAYSGRPTTVASLDFEVTPFLNCDVTFDKAELSMSDGTIETLTDAPGLLPPIRCQPRDDITLVYKLTPDYAPDPNPSTTVMVSVLDISLEAIIHLSDNCNPRILMQWRTNVDFSMVLNPTFGGPSQALQRNNRPASLPMTPNQSNAAAGTATPNRSSLRERAYSTAGLGVSVSFSGPPHVEVGKPFAWSIFIVNRSSGSRKFSIVAIPRRKKLDPRGHTVRPSSSSATSRKDAQVAEAVTDDNIVHALQKSVVGQEAELISLSTDVRAGPLLPGTCFSTELKLLPLAVGALRLEAVRLVDVNTNEMIDIKDLPDIHSFDRKGKPTEVVS, from the exons ATGCCGAGTCTCGACATCCCCGGGGAATTCCTCAGACATGCTGTTCTAGATACAGTTGTCCCGCATGCTTCAGATGCCGACTTAGAAGCAGCTCTGACGTCTGCTTTAGAAAATGGCGCAGATGATCTCACTTCTGTGCTTTCGCTAATACCGCAACGCTCTCTTCTGTTCTTCG ATGAGTTCTGCACCGTTCGCGTTGTCCTACGGCTATCCAATTGCTCCCCACCTAGCCTGAAACAGTATCTTCCGCATCTCGAAGTCCGACTCGATGCCTTTGCCATTGATCCCGCCGAAACCGTCGCGGAGAATCCGACCCCGACTCGGGACCTCATATTCTCAGGGGTTGTAGATGCACAGGAgccattggtggtggtgaatgaGTTTGAGCGAGACACCGGTGGGGGCAACCACGTATATGTGATCTGGAGTGTCAAGGCATTCTTGA AGCGCCCTCGCATACGCATTCAACacccttccctcctcttcatcgcctCCGCTAGCCTCAACCCAGCTGAAAGCCGACAGCAAGAGTCTCGGGGAGACGACTACCTGCCGCCTCTGATCCCGGCCTCTACAAATATTCTACAGCCGCTATCGAGTGACAAATCCTTGGATCAAAAAGATCCATTCCTCCCCGCATCTAGGCTTCTGCGAGTTGTACCGGCGAAATACAGTGAAGACCCCATATATAACGTCCAGCAGCATTCCGGCCACCCCATACGCATAGTTCCTGCTGCCAGTGCAAGGATACGTTATTCTCGACTGAATGCCTATAGTGGACGGCCTACTACCGTTGCGAGCCTCGATTTTGAGGTGACACCATTCCTCAATTGCGATGTCACATTTGACAAGGCAGAGCTTAGCATGTCGGATGGGACGATAGAAACCCTCACAGATGCACCGGGGCTGCTTCCGCCCATCCGTTGCCAGCCGCGAGATGATATTACCCTTGTATACAAGTTAACGCCCGATTATGCGCCTGACCCAAATCCATCAACAACTGTGATGGTCAGTGTTCTGGATATTTCGCTAGAAGCAATCATCCACCTGTCGGACAATTGTAACCCGCGGATCTTGATGCAATGGAGAACCAACGTTGATTTCTCCATGGTCCTCAACCCAACTTTTGGGGGTCCTAGCCAAGCTCTACAACGGAACAACCGCCCTGCAAGTCTTCCGATGACACCCAACCAAAGCAACGCCGCAGCGGGGACCGCCACGCCTAATCGAAGCTCCCTGAGAGAGCGGGCATACTCAACCGCAGGCCTTGGTGTATCGGTTTCGTTCAGTGGCCCTCCACATGTCGAAGTAGGAAAGCCCTTTGCTTGGAGTATCTTCATCGTGAACCGATCCTCCGGTTCGCGCAAATTCTCGATAGTTGCAATCCCCCGCCGGAAGAAGCTGGACCCACGGGGACATACCGTgcgaccatcttcttcatctgcgacGAGCCGCAAAGATGCTCAGGTCGCGGAAGCTGTAACGGATGATAATATCGTTCATGCACTCCAGAAAAGTGTAGTTGGCCAGGAAGCAGAACTCATTTCTCTGAGTACTGACGTTCGGGCTGG TCCCCTTTTGCCTGGCACCTGTTTTTCTACGGAACTGAAATTGCTTCCCTTGGCGGTGGGGGCACTCCGTCTGGAAGCTGTACGTCTGGTGGATGTAAATACGAATGAGATGATTGATATTAAGGATCTCCCGGACATCCATTCCTTTGACAGGAAAGGTAAGCCGACCGAGGTGGTCAGTTGA
- a CDS encoding snoRNA-splicing protein PRP40 (BUSCO:EOG09261K9J;~COG:A;~EggNog:ENOG410PGSH;~InterPro:IPR036020,IPR039726,IPR036517,IPR002713, IPR001202;~PFAM:PF00397,PF01846;~antiSMASH:Cluster_3.5;~go_function: GO:0005515 - protein binding [Evidence IEA];~go_process: GO:0045292 - mRNA cis splicing, via spliceosome [Evidence IEA]): protein MNPMNGPAGAPPLWQEARNSDGRVYYYNVQTKATQWAKPIELMTPVERALANQPWKEYTAEGGRKYWYNTETKQSTWEMPDVYKSALAQAPAPQAPPVAAPTFVAGGVSSFSSYPQQRDRDDYDRGYGDRRGGYGSMDTNGIAAAPILGTQQAEPEYGSLEEAENAFMKMLKRHNVQPDWSWEQTMRETIKDPQYRALKDPRDRKAAFEKYAVEVRMQEKDRAKERFAKLRADFNTMLKRHPEIKHYSRWKTIRPIIEGETIFRSTDDENERRQLFEEYIVELKKEHIEEEAVKRKAAMDELVTILKSLDLEPYTRWSEAQAIIQSNDKVQSDDKFRTLSKSDILTAFENHIKSLERAFNDARQQQKAAKARKERHAREQFIELLKELRSQGKIKAGSKWMNIYPLIHEDPRYVGILGNSGSSPLDLFWDMVEEEERSLRGPRNDVLDVLDDKRFEVTPKTTLEEFNAAVSGDRRTANIDPEILQLIFQRIQEKAVRRSEEEKHAADRHQRRAIDSLRSRIKRLDPPVRATDTWEQVQPRIERFDEYKSLETDELRQAAFDKVIRRLKEKEEDAERDRETRDRDRGSRRDHHDRDRDHRSGPSYRGERRGTSSRLSRTPEPDAYEADRRKAQADRERSYRKASGLSPVRERREERDRDRERYRERERDRDRDRDWDRDRSARPLSHYERERREREEERERLYRTRGDPRGGRDELDYGADTRSTTSNDRRRRRDSDTESVASRSAKRYRRDSRERERSRGAMRDRDRRERTPAATDDGKKEEKAVHSGSEEGEIEED, encoded by the exons ATGAATCCCATGAACGGTCCGGCTGGCGCGCCTCCCCTTTGGCAGGAGGCGCGTAACTCTGATGGTCGAGTTTACTACTACAATGTACAGACGAAGGCGACGCAGTGGGCGAAGCCCATCGAGCTAATGACGCCTGTTGAG CGTGCGTTGGCAAACCAGCCGTGGAAGGAATATACTGCTGAGGGTGGTCGGAAATACTGGTACAACACCGAAACCAAGCAAAGCACTTGGGAGATGCCAGATGTTTACAAATCTGCTCTGGCACAGGCTCCAGCGCCTCAGGCTCCTCCAGTGGC GGCCCCGACTTTCGTTGCAGGTGGTGTTAGCTCGTTTTCTTCTTACCCACAACAGCGTGACCGCGACGACTATGATCGAGGCTATGGCGACCGACGTGGAGGATATGGTTCGATGGATACCAACGGAATCGCCGCGGCTCCTATTCTAGGCACACAGCAAGCCGAACCTGAGTACGGCTCTCTCGAAGAGGCAGAGAACGCGTTCATGAAGATGCTGAAGCGCCACAACGTGCAACCCGACTGGAGCTGGGAACAGACCATGCGCGAAACCATCAAGGATCCTCAGTATCGTGCCCTCAAAGACCCCAGAGACCGCAAGGCAGCATTTGAAAAATATGCGGTCGAGGTTCGCATGCAGGAAAAGGATCGGGCGAAAGAAAGATTCGCTAAGCTCAGAGCAGATTTCAATACCATGTTGAAGCGCCATCCTGAGATCAAACATTACAGTCGCTGGAAGACCATCCGACCGATCATCGAGGGCGAAACCATCTTTAGATCTACGGATGATGAAAACGAGAGGCGCCAGCTCTTCGAGGAGTACATTGTTGAGCTCAAGAAGGAGCACATCGAGGAGGAAGCTGTCAAGCGTAAAGCTGCCATGGATGAGCTGGTGACTATCTTGAAGTCCCTGGACCTGGAACCATACACACGCTGGTCTGAAGCACAGGCGATTATTCAGTCGAATGACAAAGTCCAAAGCGACGACAAGTTCAGAACCCTGAGCAAGTCCGATATCCTGACTGCATTCGAGAACCACATCAAGTCCCTTGAGCGGGCCTTCAATGATGCGCGTCAGCAACAAAAGGCTGCAAAGGCGAGAAAAGAGCGTCATGCCCGCGAGCAGTTTATCGAGCTTCTAAAGGAGCTGAGATCTCAGGGTAAGATCAAGGCTGGAAGCAAGTGGATGAACATCTACCCCTTGATCCACGAGGATCCTCGGTACGTCGGTATCCTGGGTAACTCCGGGTCATCTCCCCTGGATTTGTTTTGGGAtatggttgaagaagaagaacgctcACTGCGTGGCCCGCGTAATGATGTCTTGGATGTACTTGAC GACAAACGCTTCGAGGTTACACCAAAGACCACTCTGGAGGAGTTCAACGCTGCTGTATCTGGGGATCGCCGGACAGCCAACATTGATCCGGAGATACTTCAACTGATTTTCCAGCGTATCCAGGAGAAGGCTGTCCGACgaagcgaggaagagaagcacgCTGCGGACCGTCATCAGCGCCGCGCTATAGATTCACTGCGTTCCCGGATCAAGCGTCTCGATCCCCCTGTCCGTGCAACTGATACTTGGGAACAGGTGCAGCCGCGGATCGAAAGATTCGATGAGTACAAGTCTCTGGAGACCGATGAGCTCCGACAGGCCGCCTTTGACAAGGTCATCCGCCgcctgaaggagaaggaggaggatgcggaaCGAGACCGCGAGACCCGCGATAGGGATCGCGGAAGTCGCCGTGATCACCACGACCGTGATCGTGATCATCGCAGCGGGCCATCCTATAGAGGCGAAAGAAGGGGAACGTCTAGCCGTCTAAGCCGGACCCCAGAACCAGATGCCTACGAGGCAGATCGCCGTAAAGCCCAAGCAGATCGTGAACGCTCCTACCGCAAGGCCAGCGGCCTATCGCCCGTCCGAGAGAGACGGGAAGAGCGCGATCGAGACAGGGAACGTTACCGTGAGCGTGAGCGGGATAGGGACCGCGATCGTGACTGGGACCGGGATCGCAGCGCACGCCCTCTTAGCCATTACGAACGCGAGCGCCGCGAGCGTGAGGAAGAGCGCGAACGCCTCTATCGCACACGCGGTGATCCCCGGGGAGGTCGGGATGAGCTGGATTATGGTGCCGATACCCGAAGCACCACAAGCAATGATCGTAGGCGCAGACGCGACAGCGACACGGAAAGCGTTGCCAGTCGCTCTGCGAAGCGGTACCGACGTGATAGTCGAGAGCGCGAACGCAGCCGCGGTGCCATGCGAGACCGGGACCGTCGCGAGCGGACTCCAGCGGCAACCgatgatggaaagaaagaggaaaaggccgTCCACTCCGGTAGTGAAGAGggggagattgaagaagattAA
- the RLI1 gene encoding ATP-binding cassette domain-containing protein (BUSCO:EOG09261127;~COG:J;~EggNog:ENOG410PHY8;~InterPro:IPR034348,IPR017896,IPR017871,IPR007209, IPR027417,IPR003593,IPR003439,IPR013283;~PFAM:PF00037,PF00005,PF04068;~go_function: GO:0005524 - ATP binding [Evidence IEA];~go_function: GO:0016887 - ATPase activity [Evidence IEA]), translating to MSDKLTRVAIVNSDKCKPKKCRQECKKSCPVVRTGKLCIEVTPESKIAFISERLCIGCGICPKKCPFGAIHIINLPTNLETQVTHRYSANSFKLHRLPMPRPGQVLGLVGTNGIGKSTALKILSGKLKPNLGRFDNPPDWEEILKYFRGSELQNYFTKVLEDDLKAVVKPQYVDQIPRAVKGPVQNVGDLIKARAQLGNLEHILDTLELRQVQDRDIGHLSGGELQRFAIGLVCVQKADVYMFDEPSSYLDVKQRLAAARSIRELLRPDDYVIVVEHDLSVLDYLSDFVCVLYGRPALYGVVTLPASVREGINIFLDGHIPTENLRFREESLTFRLAESGDDFMVDRARAFSYPSMEKTLGNFHLKIDAGSFTDSEIIVMMGENGTGKTTFCKMLAGAEKPDGGKSVPRLNISMKPQKITPKFQGTVRQLFFKRIKAAFLSPQFQTDVYKPLKIDDFIDQEVQNLSGGELQRVAIVLALGIPADIYLIDEPSAYLDSEQRIVASRVIKRFIMHTKKTAFIVEHDFIMATYLADRVIVFDGKPSVDAHANAPESLVTGCNTFLKNLDVTFRRDPNSYRPRINKYQSQMDQEQKLAGNYFFLEEEK from the exons ATGTCTGACAAGCTTACCCG TGTTGCTATTGTCAACAGTGACAAA TGCAAACCCAAG AAATGTCGCCAGGAATGTAAGAAGTCTTGCCCCGTCGTCCGTACGGGTAAGCTCTGTATCGAGGTCACTCCCGAGTCCAAGATTGCCTTCATCTCCGAGCGCCTCTGTATCGGTTGCGGTATCTGTCCCAAGAAATGCCCCTTCGGTGCCATTCACATCATCAACCTGCCGACCAACTTGGAGACTCAAGTTACCCACCGTTACTCCGCCAACAGTTTCAAGCTTCACCGTCTTCCCATGCCCCGTCCCGGACAGGTGCTTGGTCTCGTCGGTACCAACGGTATTGGAAAGAGTACGGCGTTGAAGATTCTCAGTGGAAAGCTGAAGCCCAACCTTGGACGTTTTGACAACCCTCCCGACTGGGAAGAAATCCTCAAGTACTTCCGTGGTTCCGAACTGCAGA ACTACTTCACCAAGGTTCTGGAGGACGATCTCAAGGCTGTTGTCAAGCCTCAATATGTCGATCAGATTCCCAGGGCTGTCAAGGGCCCCGTTCAGAACGTTGGAGACCTCATCAAGGCCCGCGCCCAGTTGGGCAACCTGGAACACATTCTCGACACTCTTG AGTTGAGACAGGTCCAGGACCGTGATATCGGTCACCTTTCTGGTGGAGAGCTCCAGCGTTTCGCCATTGGTCTGGTTTGCGTCCAGAAGGCCGACGT CTACATGTTTGACGAGCCTTCCTCCTATCTTGATGTTAAGCAGCGTCTCGCCGCCGCTCGCTCCATCAGAGAGCTTCTTCGCCCTGACGATTATGTCATCGTTGTCGAGCACGATTTGTCTGTTCTTGATTACCTGTCTGATTTCGTCTGTGTGCTCTACGGAAGACCCGCCCTCTACGGTGTGGTTACTCTGCCTGCTTCCGTCCGTGAAGGTATCAACATCTTCTTGGATGGTCACATCCCCACCGAGAACTTGCGATTCCGCGAGGAATCTCTTACTTTCCGTCTTGCTGAGTCTGGTGATGACTTTATGGTGGACCGGGCCCGTGCTTTCTCCTACCCCAGCATGGAGAAGACTCTCGGTAACTTCCACCTTAAGATCGATGCTGGAAGCTTCACCGACTCTGAGATCATTGTCATGATGGGTGAGAACGGAACCGGAAAGACCACATTCTGTAAAATGCTTGCTGGTGCTGAGAAGCCTGACGGTGGCAAGAGCGTTCCTCGCCTGAACATTTCCATGAAGCCTCAGAAGATCACCCCCAAGTTCCAGGGTACCGTCCGTCAGCTGTTCTTCAAGCGTATCAAGGCTGCGTTCCTGTCGCCCCAATTCCAGACTGATGTCTACAAGCCCCTCAAGATTGATGACTTCATTGACCAGGAAGTTCAGAACCTGTCTGGTGGTGAATTGCAGCGTGTTGCCATTGTCCTGGCTCTGGGAATTCCCGCCGATATCTACCTCATTGACGAGCCTAGTGCTTACCTGGACTCCGAGCAGCGTATCGTGGCCTCCAGGGTCATCAAGCGTTTCATCATGCACACCAAGAAGACTGCATTCATCGTCGAGCACGATTTCATCATGGCCACTTATCTCGCCGATCgtgtcatcgtcttcgacgGTAAGCCCTCCGTCGATGCTCACGCCAATGCCCCTGAGTCCCTGGTCACTGGTTGCAACACTTTCTTGAAGAACCTGGATGTCACCTTCCGTCGTGACCCCAACAGTTACCGCCCTCGTATCAACAAGTACCAGTCCCAGATGGACCAGGAGCAGAAGTTGGCCGGCAACTAC TTCttcttggaagaagagaaatga